From one Streptobacillus felis genomic stretch:
- a CDS encoding RelA/SpoT family protein, with protein sequence MANITGREVFQRLKNDIIENHKELDIERIEEAYVLAEESHRDQKRKSGEEYIVHPLEVAEILLALRMDTDTIVAGILHDVVEDTLITLSDIEYSFGKDVAMLIDGVTKLRNLPKKEGKQIENVRKMVVAMSEDVRVVIIKLADRLHNMRTLKFQTPEKQIEKSKETMDIFAPIAHRIGMGKIKSELEDISFYYLNQKGYQEIKGLVNAKKEERQRYIKKIIEIIENELKKSSIDATVNGRTKHLYSIYKKMYEKNKQFKELMDLTAIRVLTKKEVDCYAVLGLIHSIFTPVPGRFKDYIAVPKANGYQSIHTTVRGLENQIIEIQIRTEEMHQIAEEGVAAHWMYKEKKSKDKNEKYYAAVKKIIENSIEGVNNTVQEETFAKEVTEQILKKTIFVFTPKGDVVELTAGSTVLDFAFQVHTQIGYRTIGAKVNDRIVTLDYVVENGDKIEILTSKTAKGPGNDWINIVNNQSSKSKIRKWFKDMEFEIKSKEGEILINEEFNKIGLKFKDFEDDDRVLLYMKKFNIMNIEQLYYKFANNELNLEHFIAKFEKKTEVSIEQAIEEETAKGTQKIRENNQGIKVSGSDNTLFNFAKCCAPLPGDNISGFVTRGRGIVIHRSDCNNVLKLLEQEPEREIEVYWDESLLEKSNAKYQMYFTIKTVGRPGLMLDIMRLLNEYKMDLTGVNTKVVKENGESLALIQLGVLVKKREDYEKLSKNLLNMREILEIIRK encoded by the coding sequence ATGGCTAATATTACTGGAAGAGAAGTATTTCAAAGATTAAAAAATGATATTATTGAAAATCATAAAGAACTTGATATAGAAAGAATAGAAGAGGCTTATGTTTTAGCAGAAGAATCACACAGAGATCAAAAAAGAAAAAGTGGTGAAGAATATATTGTTCACCCACTTGAAGTTGCAGAAATATTATTAGCGCTTAGAATGGATACAGATACTATAGTTGCTGGTATATTACACGATGTTGTTGAAGATACTTTAATTACTCTTTCAGATATTGAATATAGTTTTGGTAAAGATGTAGCAATGTTAATTGATGGAGTTACAAAATTAAGAAATTTACCTAAAAAAGAAGGTAAACAAATTGAAAATGTACGTAAAATGGTAGTTGCTATGTCTGAAGATGTTAGAGTTGTAATAATTAAATTAGCTGATAGATTACATAATATGAGAACATTAAAATTTCAAACACCAGAGAAGCAGATTGAAAAATCTAAAGAAACTATGGATATATTTGCCCCTATAGCTCATAGAATTGGTATGGGAAAAATAAAATCAGAATTAGAAGATATATCTTTTTATTATTTAAATCAAAAAGGATACCAAGAAATTAAAGGTTTAGTTAATGCTAAAAAGGAAGAAAGACAAAGATATATAAAAAAAATAATTGAAATTATTGAAAATGAACTTAAAAAATCTAGCATTGATGCAACAGTTAATGGTAGAACTAAACATTTATATAGCATCTATAAAAAAATGTATGAAAAAAACAAACAATTTAAAGAATTGATGGATTTAACAGCGATAAGAGTCTTAACTAAAAAGGAAGTGGATTGTTATGCAGTATTAGGTTTAATTCATTCAATATTTACACCAGTACCTGGTAGATTTAAAGACTATATTGCTGTACCTAAAGCTAATGGATATCAATCTATACATACAACTGTTAGAGGTCTAGAGAATCAAATTATTGAAATACAGATTAGAACTGAAGAAATGCATCAGATTGCAGAAGAAGGAGTTGCTGCACACTGGATGTATAAAGAAAAAAAATCAAAAGATAAAAATGAAAAATATTATGCAGCAGTTAAGAAGATAATTGAAAATAGTATTGAAGGAGTAAATAATACAGTCCAAGAAGAAACTTTTGCAAAAGAAGTAACAGAACAAATTTTAAAGAAAACAATATTTGTTTTCACTCCTAAAGGTGATGTTGTTGAATTAACAGCTGGATCAACTGTATTAGATTTTGCATTCCAGGTCCACACTCAAATAGGATACAGAACTATAGGTGCAAAAGTAAATGATAGAATTGTTACTTTAGATTATGTTGTTGAAAATGGTGATAAGATTGAGATACTTACATCAAAAACAGCTAAAGGACCAGGAAATGATTGGATAAATATAGTTAATAATCAAAGTTCTAAATCAAAGATTAGAAAATGGTTTAAAGATATGGAATTTGAAATTAAATCTAAAGAAGGAGAAATTCTAATAAATGAAGAATTTAATAAAATAGGTTTAAAATTCAAAGACTTTGAAGATGATGATAGAGTTTTACTATATATGAAGAAATTTAATATAATGAATATAGAACAACTTTATTATAAATTTGCTAATAACGAATTAAACTTAGAACATTTTATTGCTAAATTTGAAAAGAAAACAGAAGTAAGTATAGAACAAGCAATAGAAGAAGAAACAGCAAAAGGTACTCAAAAAATAAGGGAAAATAATCAAGGAATTAAAGTAAGCGGTTCTGATAATACTTTATTTAATTTTGCAAAATGTTGTGCCCCTTTACCAGGAGATAATATATCTGGATTTGTTACTAGAGGTAGAGGTATAGTAATACATAGATCTGATTGCAATAATGTATTAAAATTACTGGAACAAGAACCAGAAAGAGAAATAGAAGTATATTGGGATGAAAGTTTATTAGAAAAATCTAATGCTAAATATCAGATGTATTTTACTATAAAAACAGTAGGTAGACCAGGTTTAATGTTAGATATTATGAGATTATTAAATGAATATAAAATGGACTTAACAGGTGTAAATACAAAAGTAGTAAAAGAAAATGGAGAAAGTCTAGCATTAATACAATTAGGAGTATTAGTCAAGAAGAGAGAAGATTATGAGAAATTAAGTAAAAATCTTTTAAATATGAGAGAAATATTAGAAATAATACGTAAATAG
- a CDS encoding DMT family transporter: MEKNIIYILLAIFAGIVVTLQGPVNVELGKSLGSDYWAALASFVIGTIFLILFMVITGQKAPTFAQFVNTSWWKYLGAITGAIYVLSVITIIPALGVGFATILLMFSQLVMAMIIDHYGLFGYAVKTFSFERMIGVALMAAGIFLINRK, encoded by the coding sequence ATGGAAAAAAATATCATATATATACTACTTGCAATTTTTGCAGGTATAGTGGTTACACTTCAAGGACCTGTAAATGTTGAATTAGGCAAATCTTTAGGAAGTGATTATTGGGCTGCTTTAGCATCATTTGTTATTGGAACTATATTTTTAATATTGTTTATGGTAATAACTGGTCAAAAAGCACCAACTTTTGCACAATTTGTAAATACTTCATGGTGGAAATATTTAGGAGCTATTACTGGAGCTATATATGTTTTATCTGTAATTACTATTATTCCTGCATTAGGTGTTGGATTTGCAACTATATTACTAATGTTTTCACAACTTGTAATGGCTATGATTATAGATCATTATGGGTTATTTGGATATGCAGTAAAAACTTTTTCTTTTGAAAGAATGATAGGTGTGGCACTTATGGCTGCAGGAATATTTTTAATAAATAGGAAGTAG
- a CDS encoding replication-associated recombination protein A produces the protein MNLFNYDKTPLAYKYRPKDLNGFYGQDKIKKILFNIIENKKIISSIFFGPSGTGKTTLAKIIADKLDYEYVYLNAIKASKSDIIEISQKAKNSVNKTLLFFDEIHRFNKLQQDSLLEDLENGNIILIGATTENPYYSLNRALLSRVLLFEFKKLSEDDIYKIILNVVESENIEYDKKVLKYISIISDGDARTAINYVETLNHANLLNTCIEEITEVLNVKVYADRYDAISAMIKSIRGSDPDAAVYWMSKLLVGGEDPMYIARRLVILASEDVGLANVQAINVATSCMNAVKEIGMPESRIILSECAIYLALSPKSNSAYVAVNMAIEDIEENGAQSVPIHLTKVGAKNYLYPHNYENNYIKQKYMNEKKKYYIPGDNKFEKNMEEVWLKIKGEK, from the coding sequence ATGAACTTATTTAATTATGATAAAACCCCTTTAGCTTATAAATATAGGCCAAAAGATTTAAATGGATTTTATGGTCAAGATAAAATAAAAAAAATTCTATTTAATATTATAGAAAATAAGAAAATCATAAGCTCTATATTCTTTGGACCAAGTGGTACAGGTAAAACAACTTTAGCAAAAATAATTGCGGATAAACTTGATTATGAATATGTTTATTTAAATGCTATAAAGGCATCAAAAAGCGATATAATAGAAATATCTCAGAAAGCTAAAAATAGTGTCAATAAGACACTATTGTTTTTTGATGAGATACATAGATTTAATAAATTACAGCAAGATTCTTTATTAGAAGATTTAGAAAACGGGAATATAATATTAATTGGTGCAACAACAGAAAATCCATATTATTCTCTTAATAGAGCACTACTTTCAAGAGTATTATTATTTGAATTTAAGAAATTAAGTGAAGATGATATATATAAAATAATTTTAAATGTTGTAGAATCAGAAAACATTGAATATGATAAAAAAGTTCTTAAATATATTTCAATAATTTCTGATGGTGATGCTAGAACTGCAATTAATTATGTGGAAACTTTAAATCATGCTAATTTATTAAATACATGTATTGAAGAAATAACTGAGGTTTTGAATGTAAAGGTTTATGCAGATAGATATGATGCAATATCTGCAATGATAAAATCGATTAGGGGATCAGACCCTGATGCAGCAGTATATTGGATGAGTAAACTATTAGTAGGAGGAGAAGATCCTATGTATATTGCAAGAAGATTAGTAATTTTAGCTAGTGAAGATGTTGGTTTAGCTAATGTACAGGCAATAAATGTTGCAACATCATGTATGAATGCAGTAAAGGAAATTGGAATGCCTGAATCTAGGATAATACTTTCTGAATGTGCAATATATTTAGCGTTATCACCTAAAAGCAATAGTGCTTATGTTGCTGTCAATATGGCTATAGAAGATATAGAAGAAAATGGAGCACAAAGTGTACCTATACACCTAACAAAAGTAGGTGCTAAAAATTATTTATATCCACATAATTATGAAAATAATTATATTAAACAAAAATATATGAATGAAAAGAAAAAATACTATATTCCTGGAGATAATAAATTTGAAAAAAATATGGAAGAGGTATGGTTGAAAATTAAAGGAGAAAAATAA
- a CDS encoding DNA recombination protein RmuC has translation MLQVILVLLIALIFLLIYLIYITISSKKNDEFKDMKFEIIEKLMEKNEKSKDDISKLIYDDKINVKNEISDFKSNIRENITKDVLTLGDKVENRLKDGFKISNDAVNTVIQRLVKIDEAQKNIEKLSTEVVSLQKILSDKKSRGTFGESRLEQVLEYVFGDNNLYERQYKFSNGKVADAVVFLNTKLNKLAIDSKFPLENYMLYIENKSVEYKKEFIKDLKKHIDDISSKYIIPGETINQAIMFLPSESIFMEIYNDFPEILEYAYSKKVWISSQTNLMIYITTMQFSAIEYKKNENAKEILAQLDRFSNEFTRFYTRWENLNKDFKKYEKDFNDLSITSEKIIKEFEKIKNLVDINE, from the coding sequence ATGTTACAAGTAATTTTAGTATTGCTAATAGCTCTAATATTTTTATTGATATACCTTATATATATTACTATCTCAAGTAAAAAAAATGATGAGTTTAAAGATATGAAGTTTGAAATTATAGAAAAACTTATGGAAAAAAATGAAAAATCAAAAGACGATATATCAAAATTAATATATGATGATAAAATAAATGTAAAAAATGAAATTAGTGATTTTAAATCAAATATTAGAGAAAATATTACTAAGGATGTTTTAACTCTAGGAGATAAAGTTGAAAATAGGTTAAAAGATGGATTTAAAATTTCAAATGATGCTGTAAATACAGTAATACAAAGATTAGTAAAAATAGATGAAGCACAAAAAAATATAGAAAAACTATCTACTGAGGTTGTTTCTTTACAAAAAATATTATCGGACAAAAAATCGAGAGGAACATTTGGTGAATCAAGATTAGAACAAGTATTGGAATATGTATTTGGAGATAATAATCTTTATGAAAGGCAATATAAATTTTCTAATGGTAAAGTTGCTGATGCTGTAGTATTTTTAAATACTAAACTAAATAAATTAGCAATAGATTCAAAGTTTCCGTTAGAAAACTATATGCTATATATTGAAAATAAGAGTGTAGAATATAAAAAGGAATTTATTAAAGATTTAAAAAAACATATAGATGATATTTCAAGTAAATATATTATTCCAGGAGAAACGATAAATCAAGCTATAATGTTTTTACCTAGTGAATCAATTTTTATGGAAATATATAATGATTTTCCAGAAATTCTAGAATATGCATATTCTAAAAAAGTATGGATTTCATCTCAAACTAATTTGATGATATATATTACAACTATGCAATTTTCAGCTATAGAGTATAAAAAAAATGAAAATGCAAAAGAAATTTTAGCTCAATTAGATAGATTTTCAAATGAATTTACAAGATTTTATACTAGGTGGGAAAACTTAAATAAAGATTTTAAAAAATATGAAAAGGACTTTAATGATTTAAGTATTACTAGTGAAAAGATAATAAAAGAGTTTGAGAAAATAAAAAATTTAGTTGATATCAATGAATAA
- the tgt gene encoding tRNA guanosine(34) transglycosylase Tgt, translated as MEKPIKYNLEKKDGRARAGIIETPHGLIYTPVFMPVGTQATVKTMTPEELEDIGAEIILGNTYHLYLRPGDELIAKFGYLHNFMNWKNSILTDSGGFQIFSLGDLRKIKEEGAYFRSHHDGSKHFISPEKSIEIQNNLGSDIMMVLDECPPGLSTREYLIPSIERTTRWAKRCIEANKNPEKQGLFAIVQGGIYEDLREKSLNELLEMDESFSGYAIGGLAVGEPREDMYRILAHTTPLLPESKPRYLMGVGEPLDMLEAIENGIDMMDCVHPSRIGRHGTVFTKYGRLVIKNKEYEYDDRPLDVANNYVCRNYTRAYIRHLFKTNEILGQRLATYQNIWFLINLMKDARQAILEGRFKEFKQEFISNYNQGKNSEWIKPKDIRKGE; from the coding sequence ATGGAAAAACCAATTAAATATAATTTAGAAAAAAAAGATGGGAGGGCAAGAGCTGGAATAATTGAAACACCACATGGATTAATATATACACCTGTATTTATGCCAGTAGGGACTCAGGCAACAGTTAAAACTATGACTCCAGAAGAGTTGGAAGATATAGGTGCTGAAATTATTCTAGGTAACACATATCATTTATATCTTAGACCAGGTGATGAATTAATAGCTAAATTTGGATATTTACATAATTTTATGAATTGGAAAAATTCAATTTTAACTGATAGTGGAGGATTTCAAATTTTTTCACTTGGTGATTTAAGAAAGATAAAAGAAGAAGGTGCATATTTTAGATCACATCATGATGGTTCTAAACATTTTATTTCACCTGAAAAATCTATAGAAATACAAAATAATTTAGGTTCAGATATCATGATGGTTTTAGATGAATGTCCACCAGGATTATCAACTAGAGAATATTTAATACCTTCAATTGAAAGAACTACTAGATGGGCTAAAAGATGTATAGAAGCTAATAAAAATCCTGAAAAACAAGGGTTGTTTGCAATAGTTCAAGGTGGGATATATGAAGATTTAAGAGAAAAATCGTTAAATGAATTATTAGAAATGGATGAAAGTTTTTCAGGTTATGCAATAGGTGGATTAGCAGTTGGCGAACCACGTGAAGATATGTATAGAATTCTTGCGCATACAACACCTTTATTACCTGAGAGTAAACCTAGATATCTTATGGGTGTAGGTGAGCCCCTAGATATGTTAGAAGCAATTGAAAATGGAATAGATATGATGGATTGTGTACATCCGTCAAGAATAGGTAGACATGGAACTGTTTTTACAAAATATGGTAGACTTGTTATTAAAAATAAAGAGTATGAATACGATGATAGACCATTAGATGTTGCTAATAATTATGTATGTAGAAATTATACTAGAGCATATATTAGACACTTATTTAAGACTAATGAAATATTGGGTCAAAGACTTGCAACATATCAAAATATTTGGTTTTTAATTAACCTTATGAAAGATGCTAGACAAGCTATTTTAGAAGGAAGATTTAAAGAATTTAAGCAAGAATTTATTTCTAACTATAATCAGGGTAAAAATTCTGAATGGATAAAACCTAAAGATATTAGAAAGGGGGAATAA
- the malQ gene encoding 4-alpha-glucanotransferase: MMRKAGILLHPTSLPGREGIGTLGIEAFKFIDFLKKSKQKLWQIFPLGPTGYGDSPYQCFSAFAGNPYLIDLETLVKEGYLENEDLNVYFGDNKESIEYGLIYTNKLPILRKAFTKFDVENNEFLNFNVENNYWLDNYSLFAALKTYFNGESWSNWPKELKNREEESIKEYKVKLIDEINYQKFLQYIFFKQWKSIKNYAKQNGIEIIGDIPIFVSMDSADAWSNPEIFLFDKERNPVKVAGVPPDYFSATGQLWGNPLFDWAKLKETGYKWWIDRVKANLSLYDVIRIDHFRGFESYWAINYGETTAINGKWEKGPGIDLFNEIKKSLGDINIIAEDLGILTDEVVELKESAGFPGMKILQFAFDQDPENEYLPHNFENNTVVYTGTHDNDTTNSWYFKLTDAEKGEVRDYLNVSDDSYIVYSMIRLALRSVADTAIIPMQDYLNLGEFARINTPGLASGNWQWRLNEWALNDDLAANIAHLTEIYGRN, translated from the coding sequence ATTATGAGAAAAGCAGGAATTTTACTTCATCCTACATCTTTACCTGGTAGAGAAGGTATAGGTACTTTAGGCATTGAAGCTTTTAAATTTATTGATTTTTTAAAAAAATCAAAACAAAAATTATGGCAAATATTTCCATTGGGTCCTACAGGTTATGGAGATTCTCCATATCAATGTTTTTCAGCTTTTGCTGGTAACCCATATTTAATTGATTTAGAAACTTTAGTTAAAGAAGGTTATCTTGAAAATGAAGATTTAAATGTTTATTTTGGAGATAATAAAGAAAGTATAGAATATGGATTAATTTATACTAATAAGTTACCTATTTTAAGAAAAGCTTTTACAAAGTTTGATGTTGAAAATAATGAATTTTTAAACTTTAATGTTGAAAATAATTATTGGTTAGATAATTATTCTTTATTTGCAGCTCTTAAAACATATTTTAATGGAGAATCATGGTCAAATTGGCCTAAAGAATTAAAAAATAGAGAAGAAGAATCTATTAAAGAATATAAGGTTAAATTAATAGATGAAATAAATTATCAAAAATTCTTACAATATATATTCTTTAAACAATGGAAATCTATAAAAAATTATGCTAAACAAAATGGAATAGAAATTATAGGTGATATACCAATTTTTGTATCTATGGATTCAGCAGATGCATGGTCAAATCCAGAAATTTTCTTATTTGATAAAGAAAGAAATCCTGTTAAAGTAGCAGGAGTTCCACCTGATTATTTCTCAGCTACAGGACAATTATGGGGGAATCCATTATTTGATTGGGCTAAGTTAAAAGAAACAGGATATAAATGGTGGATAGATAGAGTAAAAGCAAATCTATCTTTATATGATGTAATAAGAATAGATCATTTTAGAGGATTTGAATCTTATTGGGCAATAAATTATGGAGAAACAACAGCAATTAACGGAAAATGGGAAAAAGGTCCTGGAATAGACTTGTTTAATGAAATTAAAAAATCTTTAGGGGATATAAATATTATTGCAGAAGACTTAGGTATTTTAACAGATGAAGTTGTAGAACTAAAAGAAAGTGCTGGTTTCCCTGGTATGAAAATACTGCAATTTGCCTTTGATCAAGATCCTGAAAATGAATATTTACCACATAATTTTGAAAATAATACAGTAGTTTATACTGGTACTCATGATAATGATACAACAAATTCATGGTATTTTAAATTAACAGATGCTGAAAAAGGAGAAGTAAGAGACTATTTAAATGTAAGTGATGATTCATACATAGTTTATTCTATGATTAGACTTGCATTAAGATCTGTTGCTGATACTGCAATTATACCTATGCAAGATTATTTAAATTTGGGTGAATTTGCACGTATTAATACTCCAGGACTTGCTAGTGGTAACTGGCAATGGAGATTAAATGAATGGGCATTAAATGATGACTTAGCTGCAAATATTGCTCATTTAACTGAAATATACGGTAGAAATTAA
- a CDS encoding YihY/virulence factor BrkB family protein translates to MLKKYNKDKIISMAKIYFKKYFSKDLSLLASNLTYMMILTIFPFFAIILGVAKGFGLDEKLILQIKTFIPQNEEVLSYVLETTNNLIDNARGGILTGLGIAILIFSVISMFDLLETTFNNIWDVRKKRNISSKFITYIAVIFLAPIFILLILASSSMLVDFIKSFTEISNLTKYILKIFNMLFRISFISALFILIPNKRVKFLPAVIGATISDIGLNILYSIYIYLQFSISRYNLIYGSLAFIPIFLIWMKYAWTIILIGSQITYTIQTSNELVEEKFEISLSMKKKIGIYILHILSKRFNNMEKPINMKQLVEYTGISEKALNRCISMLEEYGLINEVLDENKEVEYYQINMNPNKLSYEMFNAIIENDIIDDKFILEQMTVERRKEFDEIVDQLKYKNDKLIIENR, encoded by the coding sequence ATGTTAAAAAAATACAATAAAGATAAAATAATTTCAATGGCTAAGATTTATTTTAAAAAATATTTTTCTAAGGATCTTTCATTATTAGCATCTAACCTAACATATATGATGATTTTAACAATATTTCCTTTTTTTGCAATAATATTAGGTGTTGCAAAAGGTTTTGGGTTAGATGAGAAACTTATACTACAAATAAAGACTTTTATTCCACAAAATGAAGAAGTTTTATCATATGTTTTAGAAACTACAAATAATCTAATTGATAATGCTAGAGGTGGGATACTTACTGGTTTGGGTATAGCAATTTTAATATTTTCTGTAATAAGTATGTTTGATTTACTTGAAACAACTTTTAATAATATTTGGGATGTAAGAAAGAAAAGAAATATTTCTTCTAAATTTATTACTTATATTGCTGTAATATTTTTAGCACCAATATTTATATTATTAATACTTGCAAGTAGTTCTATGTTAGTTGATTTTATTAAGTCATTTACTGAAATATCTAATCTAACAAAATATATTTTAAAGATATTTAATATGTTATTTAGAATATCATTTATTTCAGCTCTATTTATATTAATTCCAAATAAAAGAGTAAAATTTTTACCAGCAGTTATTGGAGCTACAATTTCTGATATAGGATTAAATATATTATATAGCATATACATATATTTACAGTTTTCAATAAGTAGATACAATTTAATATATGGTTCATTAGCATTTATTCCAATATTTTTAATTTGGATGAAATATGCTTGGACTATAATTTTAATAGGTTCACAAATTACATATACTATACAAACTTCAAATGAATTAGTGGAAGAAAAATTTGAAATTTCACTTTCTATGAAAAAAAAGATAGGAATATATATTTTACACATTTTATCAAAAAGATTTAATAATATGGAAAAACCTATTAATATGAAACAATTAGTTGAATATACTGGGATTTCAGAAAAAGCACTAAATAGATGTATAAGTATGCTTGAAGAATACGGATTAATAAATGAAGTTTTAGATGAAAATAAGGAAGTAGAATATTATCAGATAAATATGAATCCAAATAAATTAAGTTATGAAATGTTTAATGCTATTATTGAAAATGATATTATAGATGATAAATTTATATTAGAACAAATGACAGTTGAAAGAAGAAAAGAATTTGATGAGATTGTTGATCAACTTAAATATAAAAATGATAAATTGATAATAGAGAATAGGTGA
- the thiI gene encoding tRNA uracil 4-sulfurtransferase ThiI: MHIKRENINAIGLGYGELALKGKNRGTFEGNIKQRINNKLINFDAKLVNDLSKLYVYTNESNNENLIGELKKIFGINNMNFSVMVESEERCIKQKIEDISNELYQEGARTFKIEVNRANKKFEKNSMDFAKELGAHVLINTEFTKVSMKNPDVLISLDIREKTYIYTEKINTYGGLPLGSSGNGLSLISGGIDSPVASFLMAKRGLKLEYVTFHSFPFTSKKALVKIEELVKILSEYNGKSKFYSMNILPIQQAINEKTNKEYATILTRRAMMRLSEMLVKKNNLKALVTGESLGQVASQTLEGLNCTSNAVEKTVVFRPLISIDKIEIIEKAKEIGTYEKSIEPHDDSCAMFAPKHPNTKPSIEKILIEESKIENYDEILLEIFNNKKMVLVK; the protein is encoded by the coding sequence ATGCATATAAAAAGAGAAAATATTAATGCTATAGGACTAGGATATGGAGAATTAGCATTAAAAGGAAAAAATAGAGGTACTTTTGAAGGTAATATTAAACAAAGAATTAATAATAAGCTAATAAATTTTGATGCAAAATTAGTAAATGATCTATCAAAATTATATGTATATACAAATGAAAGTAATAATGAGAATTTAATTGGTGAATTAAAAAAAATATTTGGTATTAATAATATGAATTTTTCAGTTATGGTTGAAAGTGAAGAAAGATGTATTAAACAAAAAATAGAAGATATCTCAAATGAATTATATCAAGAAGGTGCTAGAACCTTTAAAATTGAAGTAAATAGAGCTAATAAAAAATTTGAAAAAAATTCAATGGATTTTGCAAAAGAATTAGGTGCACATGTATTAATAAATACAGAATTCACAAAAGTTTCCATGAAAAATCCAGATGTATTAATTTCTTTAGATATTAGAGAAAAAACATATATTTATACTGAAAAAATAAATACCTATGGTGGTCTACCCTTAGGTTCATCAGGAAATGGATTATCATTAATTTCAGGAGGAATAGATTCTCCGGTTGCATCATTTTTAATGGCTAAAAGAGGGTTGAAATTAGAATATGTTACTTTCCATTCTTTTCCATTTACATCTAAAAAAGCTTTAGTAAAAATAGAAGAATTAGTAAAAATATTAAGTGAATATAATGGTAAATCTAAATTTTATTCTATGAATATATTACCAATACAGCAGGCTATAAATGAAAAAACAAATAAAGAATATGCAACTATTTTAACAAGAAGAGCAATGATGAGACTTTCGGAAATGTTAGTTAAAAAAAATAATTTAAAAGCTTTAGTAACTGGAGAAAGTTTAGGTCAAGTTGCCTCTCAAACTTTAGAAGGGCTAAACTGTACATCAAATGCTGTTGAAAAAACAGTGGTATTTAGACCATTAATTAGTATAGATAAAATAGAAATTATAGAAAAAGCAAAAGAAATTGGTACTTATGAAAAATCAATAGAACCACACGATGATTCTTGTGCAATGTTTGCACCAAAACATCCAAATACAAAACCTAGCATTGAAAAAATATTAATAGAAGAATCAAAAATTGAAAACTATGATGAAATATTACTTGAAATTTTTAATAATAAGAAAATGGTGTTAGTTAAGTAA